In Flavobacteriales bacterium, one genomic interval encodes:
- a CDS encoding T9SS type A sorting domain-containing protein: MKLFLPSLLLLAIAVPSLQAQNGDVPFSCKANDLHLLDPARAEDPALLAQIATLEAELEVFTQEFALDASRGGGSYTIPVVFHIIHENGPENISDEQVFDAMRVLNDDFNKLNSDWQNVRPEFLGIVSDVGVNFALAQKDPQGNCTKGITRTVSALTNVGDQDMKDLIQWPRNKYMNVWVCAYADGAAGYTYRPGAADFFPTGDGIVLLHNYTGAIGTSSPGRSRTLTHETGHWLNLKHTWGDSNEPIVTSNCSDDDSVSDTPNTVGWTSCVLSGISCGSLDNVENYMDYSYCSKMFTEGQKTRMIAALNSGTAQRSSLWTTNNLNATGVGSPAILCAAEFTSSIQEICAGSTVTFSDVSYNSVSSRTWSFPGGTPNTSTDPNPSVTYTTAGNYAVTLDVTDGTTNLSVTTNDLITVLANPGAAVPFNEGFESISSLNGSSWTVYDPDNNNTFQLTNAAAFSGSNSVRLLNTASMTTQLDEFYSEPFDMSNATEIVVTFRYAYAQRNTTNDDRLRLYVSNNCGDTWSMRKQLRGSSDLNTAGGTVSSSFVPSGDQWGYAEVTNISSSYHTSDFRIKFESESYGGNNIYVDDINLNGMPVGLEELSANSGSLMIIPNPAQDNAQLLIEMPSSDQVVIDLIDVTGRKLIELYNGNLAGGPQRIDLPISTLRSGVYMVRSQHGDRSEMIRFVVE; the protein is encoded by the coding sequence ATGAAACTGTTCCTACCCTCGTTGCTCCTTTTGGCAATTGCAGTGCCTTCGTTACAAGCACAGAATGGAGATGTACCGTTCAGCTGTAAAGCGAACGACCTCCACCTTTTGGACCCTGCGCGCGCGGAAGACCCAGCTCTACTAGCACAGATAGCGACTTTGGAAGCGGAGTTGGAGGTATTCACCCAGGAATTTGCCCTGGACGCTTCACGAGGTGGTGGGAGTTATACCATTCCGGTGGTATTCCATATCATTCACGAGAATGGTCCTGAGAATATTTCCGATGAGCAGGTCTTTGATGCCATGCGTGTATTGAATGATGATTTCAACAAATTGAACAGCGATTGGCAGAACGTGAGACCGGAATTCTTAGGTATTGTTTCTGACGTTGGAGTGAACTTTGCACTGGCTCAAAAAGACCCTCAAGGGAATTGTACGAAAGGCATCACGCGAACGGTTTCTGCGCTTACGAACGTAGGTGATCAGGACATGAAGGACCTCATTCAATGGCCACGGAACAAGTACATGAACGTATGGGTATGTGCCTACGCGGATGGAGCAGCTGGCTATACCTATCGACCGGGTGCAGCTGACTTTTTCCCCACTGGGGATGGCATTGTGCTATTGCACAATTATACAGGTGCGATCGGAACCAGTTCCCCCGGCCGCTCACGTACATTGACGCACGAGACAGGCCATTGGCTGAATCTGAAACACACATGGGGTGATTCGAACGAACCCATTGTAACATCGAATTGCTCAGATGACGACAGCGTTAGTGATACACCGAATACCGTGGGTTGGACGAGCTGTGTATTGAGCGGTATTTCGTGTGGCAGTTTGGACAATGTTGAGAACTACATGGATTACAGCTATTGCTCCAAGATGTTCACCGAGGGACAGAAGACACGTATGATCGCTGCATTGAACAGCGGCACAGCACAGCGAAGCAGTCTTTGGACAACGAACAACTTGAATGCGACCGGTGTGGGCTCACCAGCTATCCTGTGCGCAGCAGAGTTCACAAGCAGTATTCAGGAAATATGCGCAGGCAGTACGGTCACATTCAGCGATGTGAGCTACAACAGTGTTAGCTCACGGACCTGGAGCTTTCCTGGCGGCACACCCAACACATCCACGGACCCGAACCCATCAGTGACCTACACCACTGCCGGAAACTACGCGGTAACATTGGATGTGACCGACGGCACAACGAATTTGTCCGTAACGACCAACGATCTAATAACCGTGTTGGCCAACCCTGGTGCAGCGGTACCATTCAATGAAGGCTTTGAGAGCATTAGCTCATTGAATGGATCTTCTTGGACGGTGTATGATCCGGACAACAACAATACATTCCAACTAACGAATGCAGCCGCATTCTCGGGAAGTAACAGTGTTCGTTTATTGAATACCGCTTCAATGACAACGCAATTGGACGAATTCTATTCCGAACCGTTCGACATGTCGAATGCCACTGAGATCGTTGTCACGTTCCGCTACGCATACGCTCAGCGCAATACCACCAACGACGATCGTTTGAGGCTGTACGTCTCCAACAATTGTGGTGACACATGGTCCATGAGAAAGCAATTACGCGGATCCAGTGACCTGAACACTGCCGGAGGAACGGTTTCAAGCAGCTTCGTTCCCTCTGGCGATCAATGGGGCTATGCTGAAGTGACCAATATCAGCAGCTCATACCATACCTCGGATTTCCGGATCAAATTCGAGAGTGAAAGCTATGGAGGCAATAACATCTATGTAGATGACATCAACCTGAATGGTATGCCGGTCGGGCTTGAAGAGCTTTCAGCGAACAGTGGCTCATTGATGATCATCCCGAATCCCGCTCAGGACAATGCTCAACTACTGATCGAAATGCCGTCCAGTGACCAAGTGGTCATTGACTTGATCGATGTTACAGGGCGAAAACTTATTGAATTGTACAACGGTAATCTGGCAGGTGGACCGCAACGGATCGACCTACCGATCTCCACACTTCGAAGTGGTGTGTATATGGTGCGTTCACAACACGGCGATCGCTCGGAAATGATCCGGTTCGTGGTGGAGTGA
- a CDS encoding T9SS type A sorting domain-containing protein, producing the protein MKRIYALLVLASGLLSANASNVLTADGVKLANSSIVTTKLIEGNAKTVNEVYLATIGKDVDDFTTTQTSDLFAIANQCPLVGGNAVFRARSLYALIDDDVEYDDANLCLQHGIIYKNLELNAVSKVSIQPNPTDDAATLLYSMAEDKNGTLVIYDALGKEVLRHGLSSEHERHAFSTAELTQGAYHYVVSSGADAIGTGKLMIVR; encoded by the coding sequence ATGAAAAGAATATACGCCCTCTTGGTCTTGGCTAGCGGATTACTAAGTGCCAACGCCTCCAACGTGCTCACTGCCGATGGAGTTAAGTTGGCAAACTCAAGTATCGTAACGACTAAATTGATAGAAGGCAACGCGAAAACAGTAAACGAGGTTTATCTGGCCACCATCGGTAAGGACGTGGACGATTTCACCACAACACAGACCAGTGACCTCTTCGCGATTGCCAACCAGTGCCCACTGGTGGGTGGTAACGCGGTATTCCGTGCACGCTCACTTTATGCACTGATCGATGACGATGTGGAATACGACGATGCCAACCTTTGTCTGCAACATGGCATCATCTACAAGAACTTGGAACTCAACGCTGTCTCAAAAGTGAGTATCCAACCGAACCCGACTGATGACGCTGCTACCCTCTTGTACAGCATGGCCGAAGACAAAAATGGCACTTTAGTCATCTACGATGCGCTGGGCAAAGAAGTATTACGGCACGGCTTAAGCTCGGAACATGAACGCCACGCGTTCAGCACAGCGGAATTGACGCAAGGTGCATACCATTATGTGGTAAGCAGTGGCGCGGATGCCATTGGAACTGGTAAATTGATGATCGTGCGATGA
- a CDS encoding T9SS type A sorting domain-containing protein gives MIPQPRKMRSICITIALVAGQLVSRQGFAQGLNNFFLMGYENYAGLPWGGTNVNFSSGTPDIYYQYRDIGYSRANANISDDLGNVLFSTNGAWVADAIGDTMQNGTGLSPSYYTSLYPEGLHGSQLAVIIPNPANDEQYYLFHGTLDEFSGSYASYLYYSIIDMDANNGLGSVITKNNILLEDTLNKGKITAVRHANGRDWWVYCHKQFTSVYYRMLITASGVQGPFQQSIGMIRHRDVGQVCFSPNGDKFAYYYGLEDDLEIFDFDRCTGLLSNPVHIAIEDYNQMGGVAFSPSGQFLYVSSVLDVYQYDVTVADIAGSMVHLGTWDGFYSPSPPLATVFDIAQLAPDGKIYISTGNGTFHLHVINAPDLPGLACDFQQHAIELPTYNFNSLPNHPNYHLGPIDGSVCDSLGINTGMLGVRAEPRTSVSAHPNPSTGTFALSFAAHPEPGLLEVLDVQGRVVYQHRLAAWSQIHNVALENTPAGLYNCRMQWGTRSANTRVILQP, from the coding sequence ATGATACCCCAACCGAGAAAGATGCGTTCGATCTGCATAACGATCGCCTTGGTGGCTGGCCAATTGGTAAGCCGCCAAGGCTTCGCGCAGGGCTTGAATAATTTCTTCTTGATGGGGTACGAGAATTACGCGGGCTTACCGTGGGGTGGCACTAACGTCAATTTTAGTTCTGGTACGCCTGATATCTACTATCAGTACCGTGATATCGGATACAGTCGGGCGAATGCGAATATTTCTGATGACCTTGGCAACGTGCTTTTCAGCACCAACGGTGCATGGGTGGCTGATGCCATAGGTGACACCATGCAAAATGGAACAGGATTAAGTCCAAGCTACTATACTTCCCTCTATCCGGAGGGGTTGCATGGATCACAATTGGCTGTAATCATTCCAAACCCTGCAAATGATGAACAGTACTATTTGTTTCACGGGACTTTGGATGAATTCTCGGGATCATATGCCAGTTATCTGTATTATTCGATTATTGATATGGATGCGAACAACGGCTTGGGCTCTGTCATTACTAAGAATAATATTCTCTTGGAAGACACTCTTAATAAAGGGAAAATAACTGCAGTTCGACACGCTAATGGCCGTGATTGGTGGGTGTATTGTCATAAACAGTTCACTAGCGTCTATTATCGAATGTTGATTACAGCTAGCGGTGTTCAAGGGCCTTTCCAACAATCAATTGGCATGATCAGGCACAGAGATGTTGGTCAGGTTTGCTTTTCACCCAATGGCGACAAGTTCGCGTACTACTATGGATTGGAGGATGACCTGGAGATTTTTGACTTTGATCGTTGTACAGGATTATTGTCCAACCCGGTTCATATCGCCATAGAGGATTATAACCAGATGGGAGGCGTTGCGTTTTCGCCCAGTGGTCAGTTCCTTTATGTGTCCTCGGTCTTGGATGTGTATCAATACGATGTCACCGTTGCAGATATCGCAGGGTCTATGGTCCACTTGGGCACTTGGGATGGCTTCTACTCGCCCAGCCCACCTTTGGCAACGGTCTTTGATATAGCGCAATTGGCTCCAGATGGTAAAATTTACATCAGCACCGGCAATGGCACCTTTCATTTGCATGTGATCAATGCGCCGGACCTTCCTGGTTTAGCTTGCGATTTCCAGCAACATGCCATTGAACTACCCACGTACAATTTCAACTCCCTACCCAACCACCCCAACTACCACTTAGGCCCAATAGATGGCAGTGTGTGTGATAGCTTGGGGATCAATACAGGCATGCTAGGTGTTCGAGCGGAGCCGAGAACGAGCGTTAGCGCACACCCCAACCCAAGCACAGGCACATTCGCGTTGAGTTTTGCGGCTCACCCGGAACCCGGTTTGTTGGAGGTTCTGGATGTACAAGGCCGGGTGGTCTACCAGCACCGTTTGGCAGCTTGGAGCCAAATACATAATGTGGCATTAGAGAACACCCCAGCAGGTTTGTACAATTGCCGCATGCAATGGGGCACTCGTTCCGCCAACACACGGGTAATACTACAACCATGA
- a CDS encoding cystathionine gamma-synthase, with the protein MRRGTKAIHAGVEPDPTTGAIMTPIYQTSTYVQSAPGDHKGYEYSRTHNPTRTALQKALAELENGKHGLCFSSGMAAIDAVVKLLKPGDEVISTNDLYGGTYRIFTKIFEHYGIKFHFVDMSDPDNVKANVNANTKLIWAETPTNPTLKIIDIKALAAIAKTQKCMLGIDNTFASPYLQNPIDLGADIVMHSVTKYLGGHSDVVMGALVVKSDDLNERLAFIQNSCGAVPGPQDCFLVLRGLKTLHLRMERHCENGKVIAEWLVKHPKVDKVYWPGLPTHPNHAIAKKQMHGFGGMISFTIKGDKLADAMNILSRTKLFALAESLGGVESLIGHPATMTHASIPREERLKAGLADSLIRLSVGVEDVEDLIDDLAQALA; encoded by the coding sequence ATGCGACGCGGTACCAAAGCCATTCACGCAGGCGTAGAACCTGATCCAACAACCGGGGCGATCATGACCCCGATCTACCAGACCAGCACCTATGTACAGTCGGCACCTGGCGATCATAAAGGCTATGAATACAGTCGCACGCACAACCCAACGCGGACAGCTTTGCAAAAAGCGCTTGCCGAATTGGAGAATGGCAAACACGGTCTCTGTTTCAGTAGCGGTATGGCGGCGATCGATGCGGTCGTGAAATTGTTGAAACCCGGTGATGAAGTGATCAGTACGAACGATCTATACGGTGGTACTTATCGCATTTTCACCAAGATATTCGAGCATTATGGGATCAAGTTCCACTTTGTGGATATGAGCGACCCGGACAATGTGAAGGCCAACGTGAATGCGAACACGAAACTGATCTGGGCCGAAACACCAACGAACCCGACCTTGAAGATCATTGACATCAAGGCACTGGCGGCCATTGCGAAAACGCAGAAGTGCATGCTCGGTATCGATAACACGTTCGCTAGTCCTTATTTGCAGAACCCCATCGACCTGGGTGCGGATATCGTAATGCATTCAGTTACCAAGTACCTCGGCGGCCATAGCGATGTGGTCATGGGCGCATTGGTGGTAAAAAGCGATGACCTCAACGAGCGGTTGGCCTTCATTCAGAACAGTTGTGGCGCCGTACCCGGTCCGCAGGATTGTTTTCTGGTATTGCGCGGTCTGAAAACGTTGCACCTACGCATGGAACGCCATTGTGAGAATGGGAAAGTGATCGCCGAGTGGTTGGTAAAGCACCCGAAAGTGGACAAGGTCTACTGGCCAGGATTACCAACACACCCGAACCATGCCATCGCCAAGAAGCAAATGCACGGTTTCGGTGGTATGATCAGCTTCACCATAAAGGGCGATAAGTTGGCCGATGCAATGAACATCCTCTCCCGGACCAAGCTTTTCGCTTTAGCGGAATCCTTGGGTGGAGTGGAATCCTTGATCGGGCACCCGGCAACCATGACGCATGCAAGCATACCGCGGGAGGAGCGCTTGAAGGCGGGGTTGGCCGACAGCCTGATCCGACTAAGTGTAGGTGTGGAAGACGTGGAAGACCTTATTGACGATCTTGCTCAAGCACTGGCGTAA
- a CDS encoding T9SS type A sorting domain-containing protein, with protein MRNLLLVILTVFCMPVIGQQDDEGFRCNANNQDELTKHLNNTPGAFEDAMHAKGLLDARTEGFSANAERGGDEPYIIPMVFHIIHNNGVENITDAQVYDAVRILTNDYTKQNADWPNVRPEFLDIVADVNIEFRLATLDPEGNCTNGITRTVSTQTYDGDFEMTQLIQWPRDQYMNIWVAASAGSGVAGYTYYPQWLDNWPEADGIVIGHNYVGSIGTSSIGTSRVLSHETGHWLNLAHCWGSTNDPGEEDNCFSDDGVSDTPNTVGWQSCFLQAASCGSPLDNVENYMEYSYCGKMFTVGQGDRMIAALTSNIAQRSNLWQSNNLAQTGVTTDPVLCAADFLHGNTEICTGSTVQFTDISYNSVTQRTWTFPGGTPSTSTDEQPIIQYDAAGTYPVTLLVSDGVNDLTVSQQDLIVVYADTGYAIPFNEGFEALTSIPDNEWIVRDVDQNGTFQLTSSAASSGANSIMLTNNSSMVGSLDNIYSPTYDYSNAGEVVISFRYAFAMRNANNDDRLRFYVSNNCGTTWSMRKQLRAGIDLTTGGIVSGSYVPNDPSEWGYAVVDNISSNYHTSDFRIRFEFLSDGGNNVYIDDINLSGTPLGLDDLTATENELEVVPNPATESSYVQFISSGSTAIDLSIIDPTGRLVKTVFQGKPAVGLQRISLPISELSAGFYMIQLAQGDQIYSVRFTVDHSY; from the coding sequence ATGCGCAATTTGTTACTAGTTATTCTCACCGTGTTCTGCATGCCTGTTATTGGTCAACAGGATGATGAAGGGTTTCGTTGCAATGCCAACAACCAAGATGAGCTGACCAAGCACCTGAACAACACCCCTGGTGCTTTCGAGGATGCCATGCATGCAAAAGGGTTGTTGGATGCTCGAACAGAAGGCTTTTCAGCCAATGCGGAACGTGGAGGTGACGAACCGTATATCATTCCAATGGTTTTTCACATTATTCACAACAATGGCGTAGAGAACATCACCGATGCCCAGGTCTATGATGCCGTAAGGATCTTGACCAACGATTACACGAAACAGAACGCGGACTGGCCGAACGTACGCCCAGAATTCCTGGACATTGTTGCCGATGTGAACATCGAATTCCGTTTAGCAACGCTTGACCCCGAAGGGAACTGTACGAATGGAATAACGCGTACTGTTTCCACCCAGACCTATGATGGCGATTTCGAGATGACGCAGTTGATCCAATGGCCTCGTGATCAATACATGAACATTTGGGTTGCAGCGTCCGCAGGAAGTGGCGTAGCTGGTTATACGTATTACCCTCAGTGGTTGGATAATTGGCCCGAAGCGGATGGTATTGTCATTGGCCATAATTACGTTGGGTCCATTGGCACGAGCTCCATTGGCACTTCCAGGGTGCTAAGCCATGAAACAGGCCACTGGCTTAACCTAGCGCATTGTTGGGGAAGTACGAATGATCCTGGCGAAGAAGACAATTGCTTTAGCGATGATGGGGTTTCGGATACCCCGAACACCGTGGGGTGGCAATCCTGTTTCTTGCAAGCAGCATCCTGCGGATCACCTTTGGATAACGTGGAGAACTACATGGAGTATTCCTATTGTGGCAAGATGTTCACTGTAGGTCAAGGAGACCGGATGATAGCGGCACTTACAAGTAATATAGCACAACGCTCCAACCTTTGGCAATCGAATAATTTGGCTCAGACCGGAGTTACCACGGACCCGGTTCTTTGTGCAGCGGATTTCCTGCATGGCAATACCGAGATCTGCACTGGAAGTACGGTCCAGTTCACGGATATCAGCTACAACAGCGTAACGCAGCGCACGTGGACATTTCCTGGCGGAACCCCAAGCACTAGCACTGATGAACAACCCATCATTCAATACGATGCTGCGGGGACGTACCCTGTAACATTGCTAGTGAGTGATGGTGTGAACGACCTGACCGTGAGCCAACAGGATCTGATCGTGGTCTATGCAGATACGGGCTATGCCATTCCGTTCAATGAAGGGTTCGAGGCACTGACCAGTATACCGGATAATGAATGGATCGTGCGTGACGTTGATCAGAACGGAACATTCCAGCTTACTTCAAGTGCAGCGTCAAGCGGAGCGAACAGTATCATGCTCACCAATAATAGCAGCATGGTCGGCAGTCTGGACAATATCTACTCGCCCACCTATGACTACTCCAATGCTGGAGAAGTGGTCATTTCCTTCCGGTATGCGTTTGCCATGCGAAACGCGAATAACGATGACCGGTTACGGTTCTACGTTTCCAATAATTGCGGAACGACCTGGTCAATGCGCAAGCAGTTACGCGCCGGGATCGACCTTACTACGGGCGGTATCGTGAGTGGATCCTATGTTCCGAATGATCCAAGCGAATGGGGTTACGCCGTTGTGGACAACATAAGCTCCAATTACCATACCAGTGATTTCCGGATACGATTCGAATTTCTAAGTGATGGTGGCAATAACGTCTACATCGATGACATAAATCTATCGGGAACACCATTGGGGCTTGATGATCTTACCGCTACGGAAAACGAACTAGAAGTAGTTCCGAACCCGGCTACAGAATCCTCGTACGTGCAATTCATATCATCCGGATCAACTGCAATTGACCTTTCGATCATCGACCCAACGGGGCGTCTCGTCAAGACGGTATTCCAAGGAAAACCAGCTGTCGGTCTGCAACGAATATCGCTGCCTATATCGGAATTATCAGCCGGGTTCTATATGATCCAACTAGCACAGGGTGATCAGATCTATTCAGTCCGATTTACGGTGGATCATTCATATTGA
- a CDS encoding T9SS type A sorting domain-containing protein — MIRLAFLVCFCFGLLKGLLPLCQVQAQQGLNNLWLGGFGSGYPPPYGSVDLQFISGNLVLNTTSRDIGFRRTCANISDLDGVLLFSTNGVFVANALGDTMVNGSGLNPGSYSNQYPQGLYSSQIVLILPKPEDSNIYYLLHMTIDNSVDIYAEHLLLTTIDMSLDGGLGAVVSKNVSILDDEISLGHLTAVRHANGRDWWAFCRILNTNTFYRYLITPAGINLDGTQSIGDLSIWATGQVCFSPDGTKFAYYWRDIGLELFEFDRCTGLFSSPVSVTYTDLEFGNGAAFSPNGRYLYITDVDNVYQYDTEAPDLAASEVLIAEWDSTYSPFPPLATLFDIAQLAPDGKIYIGTGNSTDKLHVIHSPDSAGLACNIEQHDIDLTRYFSNSLPNHPNYHLGPVDGSVCDSLGINVGVLEESLRLGVNVYPNPSAGDFMLSYPVQSLAGEVEVRDVSGRLVLRTQLPAWSQVHKVGLHGQAAGIYNCRLAWGAQSAAVRIILEQ; from the coding sequence ATGATCAGGTTGGCGTTCCTTGTTTGTTTCTGCTTCGGCTTGTTAAAAGGGTTATTACCCTTGTGTCAAGTTCAGGCCCAGCAAGGATTGAACAACCTCTGGCTGGGTGGATTCGGGAGTGGCTACCCTCCTCCATACGGTAGTGTTGATTTGCAGTTCATTAGCGGAAATCTCGTTCTCAATACGACCTCACGCGATATCGGATTCCGTCGTACCTGCGCAAACATTTCTGATTTGGATGGAGTGCTTCTGTTCAGCACGAACGGCGTATTCGTCGCGAACGCCTTAGGTGATACGATGGTCAACGGAAGTGGCCTGAATCCTGGATCCTACTCCAACCAATATCCGCAGGGTTTATACAGTTCCCAAATCGTATTGATCCTACCCAAGCCCGAAGACTCTAACATTTACTATCTGCTCCACATGACCATCGACAACAGCGTCGATATCTATGCAGAGCACCTGCTTCTCACGACCATCGACATGAGTTTAGATGGGGGTTTGGGTGCTGTGGTGAGCAAGAACGTTTCTATCCTGGACGATGAGATCAGCCTGGGGCACTTGACAGCGGTACGTCATGCGAACGGCCGCGATTGGTGGGCCTTCTGCCGCATACTGAACACCAATACCTTCTATCGCTACTTGATCACCCCAGCAGGCATCAACTTGGACGGCACCCAGTCCATTGGCGATCTCAGTATCTGGGCTACGGGGCAAGTGTGTTTTTCGCCCGATGGGACCAAGTTCGCCTATTACTGGCGGGATATTGGTCTGGAGTTGTTTGAGTTCGATCGATGCACAGGCTTGTTTTCATCACCAGTGTCGGTCACGTACACGGACTTGGAGTTTGGAAATGGAGCCGCCTTCTCACCGAACGGTCGGTACCTTTACATAACAGATGTGGATAATGTGTACCAATATGACACCGAGGCACCGGATCTGGCTGCATCCGAGGTCCTCATCGCCGAATGGGACAGTACGTACTCCCCATTCCCGCCGTTGGCAACCTTGTTCGACATCGCTCAACTCGCACCGGATGGTAAGATCTACATTGGCACTGGCAATAGCACAGATAAACTGCACGTGATCCACTCTCCGGATTCCGCAGGGTTGGCATGTAACATCGAGCAGCATGACATTGATCTGACACGCTATTTCAGCAACTCCCTCCCCAACCACCCCAACTACCATTTGGGGCCGGTGGATGGGAGTGTGTGCGATAGCTTGGGGATCAATGTTGGGGTGCTTGAAGAATCGCTACGGCTCGGCGTAAATGTCTATCCGAACCCAAGTGCTGGCGACTTCATGTTGAGTTATCCGGTGCAAAGTCTCGCCGGTGAAGTAGAAGTGCGCGACGTTTCCGGGCGGCTTGTGCTCCGTACGCAACTGCCAGCATGGAGCCAAGTGCATAAAGTTGGGCTGCACGGCCAGGCGGCGGGTATTTACAACTGTAGGTTAGCTTGGGGGGCACAAAGCGCTGCTGTTCGAATAATATTGGAACAATGA
- a CDS encoding transposase, with protein sequence MKGLSITLACRRVDRSNAADRPGGGLSSWSSGGLPCVGLMLQNNGITISMTENGDPLENAVAERLNGILKQEYLDLGHVDTIEDVRVELDRAVFLYNTQRPHASISMFTPDHVHNNQLHVQRSWKNYYKKRTTVNPDQDETITVNLSSDIKQNL encoded by the coding sequence ATGAAAGGCTTGTCGATTACGCTAGCATGCCGCAGGGTCGACCGCTCAAATGCAGCGGACAGACCCGGCGGAGGTTTGTCTTCGTGGAGCAGCGGGGGTTTACCCTGCGTGGGTTTAATGCTCCAAAACAATGGCATTACGATCAGTATGACCGAAAACGGTGATCCTTTGGAAAACGCTGTGGCCGAAAGGCTTAACGGCATACTCAAACAGGAGTATTTGGACTTGGGCCATGTTGATACAATAGAAGATGTGCGCGTGGAACTTGATCGTGCCGTATTCCTATACAACACTCAAAGACCACATGCCAGCATAAGCATGTTCACCCCAGACCACGTCCATAACAATCAACTCCATGTACAACGCTCCTGGAAGAATTACTATAAAAAGCGAACAACCGTAAACCCAGATCAGGACGAAACAATAACCGTAAATCTATCTTCGGACATCAAACAAAACCTGTAA